The Rhodocytophaga rosea genome has a segment encoding these proteins:
- a CDS encoding RagB/SusD family nutrient uptake outer membrane protein: MKRFKQIKITAVLSGALLLTGIHACTDLDTEVYDRASAENFPLNANELLSTVGGTYGTLRGWNGAPFELSEVTTDEIVVPTRGPDWYDNGQWQQLVKHTWTPVSPGQINGAWEWGFTAIASTNISLKGLNASTLTIEGKESIVAELRMIRAFAYFWLCDLYGNVPIITETSPVGNPPQSTRQEVFNFVENEIKAALPNLIDANNVTTYARFNKSAANTLLAKLYMNAEVYTGTPRWQDAITALDEVINSGDYSLNGTYLDNFAVDNDKNGSNIENIFVIPFDKIYATGFAWQMRTLHYGQGGTYGLTNNPWNGWATRAEFFNKFTEDDKRREMWLFGPQLDQSGNVIAFVDGVDNQRKDLIFTPTITSLERALGNEGVRNVKYEVQRNNTRSDQDNDLVTFRYADVLLMKAEALVRLGNAGAALPFVNQVRARAGVPDFTEVTLDNLLEERGREMAWEGWRRNDLIRFGKFTTDTWEFKTDTDPNKKLYPISSQQLSNNPNLKQNTGY, encoded by the coding sequence ATGAAAAGGTTTAAGCAAATAAAAATAACAGCTGTATTAAGTGGCGCTTTACTGCTTACAGGAATACATGCTTGTACTGACCTGGATACCGAAGTATATGACCGTGCCTCTGCAGAAAATTTTCCATTAAATGCGAATGAACTATTATCTACAGTAGGTGGTACCTATGGAACACTCAGAGGATGGAATGGGGCACCATTTGAACTTTCTGAAGTTACTACAGATGAAATTGTAGTACCGACACGCGGACCTGACTGGTATGATAATGGTCAATGGCAACAGCTCGTAAAGCATACCTGGACACCAGTTTCGCCCGGGCAGATAAATGGTGCCTGGGAATGGGGTTTCACAGCTATTGCAAGTACTAATATTAGCTTGAAAGGCCTTAATGCCAGTACACTAACCATTGAAGGAAAAGAATCGATTGTTGCTGAATTGCGTATGATACGGGCTTTTGCTTACTTCTGGTTATGCGATTTGTATGGGAATGTACCTATTATTACAGAAACTTCTCCCGTAGGTAATCCACCACAGAGCACCCGTCAGGAAGTGTTTAATTTCGTAGAAAACGAAATTAAAGCGGCTTTACCGAATCTGATAGACGCCAATAATGTTACTACCTATGCCCGTTTTAATAAATCAGCAGCAAATACATTACTGGCTAAACTGTATATGAATGCTGAAGTATATACTGGAACGCCACGCTGGCAAGATGCCATCACTGCCTTAGATGAAGTGATCAATTCCGGGGATTATAGCTTAAATGGCACGTATCTGGATAACTTTGCTGTAGATAATGACAAAAATGGTTCTAATATAGAAAATATTTTTGTTATTCCTTTCGATAAGATCTATGCAACCGGATTTGCATGGCAGATGCGTACTTTGCACTATGGACAAGGAGGAACGTATGGCCTGACCAATAACCCATGGAATGGCTGGGCTACCCGGGCTGAATTCTTTAACAAATTTACGGAAGATGACAAACGCAGGGAAATGTGGCTTTTTGGACCCCAGTTAGATCAAAGTGGTAATGTGATTGCATTTGTAGATGGAGTAGATAATCAGAGAAAAGATCTGATTTTTACGCCAACTATTACTTCTTTAGAAAGGGCTCTTGGAAACGAAGGTGTTCGGAATGTAAAATATGAAGTGCAACGCAATAATACCCGTTCTGACCAGGACAATGATCTGGTAACTTTCCGCTATGCAGATGTGCTTTTAATGAAGGCAGAGGCATTGGTACGCCTGGGTAACGCAGGAGCAGCTCTGCCTTTTGTGAATCAGGTACGGGCCCGCGCCGGTGTACCAGATTTTACGGAGGTAACTTTAGACAACTTATTAGAAGAACGCGGTCGTGAGATGGCCTGGGAAGGCTGGAGACGCAATGATCTGATACGTTTTGGAAAATTCACTACTGATACATGGGAATTCAAAACAGACACAGATCCTAATAAAAAGCTGTATCCCATTTCATCACAGCAGTTATCAAATAATCCCAATCTGAAACAGAATACAGGATATTGA
- a CDS encoding TonB-dependent receptor, with protein MLLGITDIYGQAKLQGTILDIETQKPVVGVNILVKNTAKGTVTDQQGFYSIELPFGTYIITFSAVGYRSQSRSVTFTDDVVLDLKLVNSTQELQEVVVTGKTPDQNVKGAQMSTIQLNIQTLNKIPAVLGEADIIKAFTLQPGVTTVGEGAGGFNVRGGRVDQNLVLLDGAPVFNTSHLLGFFTSVNPDVVREATLYKGGIPAPFGGRLSSLLDIHTKSGNEEQIRTSFGVGPISSRIIVDGPLIKNKVTFLASGRVAYPNFILSLFPEQFKGNRAFYYDVNGKLQYKLNDNNTIALSAYRSTDNFKFPEDTLYTWHSNLASLHWNSALRKDLVLTVSGIHSDYKLGMEGLKEQYQFLLASSIKHQEVKTRLFYALKSRHKLEAGANAIWYTLNPGSRKPLKNSIINPQTLQKEFAREMAAYISDEFLITPAITLQAGVRYSWFGNVGPRQVYSYTQGAPRTLEAIEDSLDYQHGKFIKTYGGWEPRVSLRVGFGTQTAVKFSYNRMRQYLHLISNTTAISPVDFWKVSDSYIPPQVVDQLAVGIFNNFKSNEIETSVEAFYKDITSLVEYKNGAVLLMNPIIETALLPASGKAYGIEVSLAKNKGKLTGQLSYTYSRSLAKVQADFATESVNEGAYFPSTYDKPHNAALSSQLLLGRGWTFSTNFVYSTGRPITYPDGQYVFNNTPVIDYSKRNLDRLPDYHRLDISFTKDTRVKKDQKRYSTWIFSIYNVYSRKNPYSIYFSKVRTVTRAYQLSVLGSFIPSLTLNFYF; from the coding sequence ATGTTGCTTGGCATAACTGATATATATGGACAAGCAAAATTACAGGGAACCATACTTGACATAGAAACCCAGAAACCTGTTGTTGGAGTAAATATTCTTGTAAAGAATACTGCAAAAGGAACTGTAACTGATCAGCAAGGATTTTATTCTATTGAACTACCCTTCGGAACATATATTATTACTTTTTCAGCCGTAGGTTACCGTTCCCAGTCCAGGTCTGTAACTTTTACCGATGATGTAGTGCTCGATTTAAAACTTGTCAATTCTACACAGGAGTTACAAGAGGTGGTCGTGACCGGTAAAACGCCGGATCAGAATGTGAAAGGTGCACAAATGAGTACTATCCAGTTGAACATTCAGACCCTCAATAAAATTCCGGCTGTATTGGGAGAAGCTGATATTATAAAGGCGTTTACACTCCAGCCAGGTGTAACTACAGTAGGGGAAGGAGCAGGCGGCTTTAATGTAAGGGGAGGACGTGTAGACCAGAACTTAGTATTACTGGATGGAGCGCCTGTATTTAATACTTCGCACTTACTGGGTTTTTTCACCAGCGTAAATCCGGATGTTGTCAGAGAAGCAACCTTATACAAAGGAGGCATACCAGCTCCTTTTGGAGGAAGGCTCTCTTCATTACTGGATATACATACAAAGTCGGGCAACGAGGAGCAGATCAGAACCTCATTTGGCGTAGGCCCCATAAGTAGCCGAATTATAGTGGATGGCCCTTTGATAAAAAATAAAGTTACTTTTTTAGCCAGTGGAAGAGTAGCCTATCCCAATTTTATTTTAAGTCTATTTCCTGAACAGTTCAAAGGCAACCGTGCTTTTTATTATGATGTAAATGGGAAATTGCAGTATAAGTTAAATGATAACAATACGATTGCATTGTCGGCATACAGAAGCACCGACAATTTTAAATTTCCGGAAGATACGTTGTATACATGGCATTCTAATCTAGCTTCTTTACATTGGAACAGTGCCCTTAGAAAAGATTTAGTGTTGACTGTGAGTGGGATTCACAGCGATTACAAACTGGGTATGGAAGGATTAAAAGAGCAATATCAGTTTTTGCTTGCCTCTTCCATCAAGCATCAGGAGGTAAAAACACGCTTGTTCTATGCTTTAAAGAGCCGGCATAAGTTGGAAGCCGGGGCAAATGCGATCTGGTATACGCTTAATCCTGGAAGTCGCAAGCCACTTAAAAATTCCATTATTAATCCCCAGACTTTACAAAAAGAGTTTGCCCGTGAAATGGCTGCCTATATCAGCGATGAATTTTTAATCACCCCAGCTATTACTTTACAAGCAGGGGTTCGCTATTCCTGGTTTGGCAATGTAGGCCCCAGGCAAGTTTATAGTTATACGCAAGGTGCACCCCGTACTCTGGAGGCTATTGAGGATAGTTTGGATTACCAGCATGGAAAATTTATTAAGACCTATGGTGGCTGGGAGCCAAGGGTTTCGCTGAGAGTAGGATTTGGAACGCAAACAGCGGTAAAGTTCAGTTATAACCGAATGCGACAATACCTGCATTTAATCTCAAATACAACCGCTATTTCGCCAGTGGATTTCTGGAAAGTGAGTGATTCTTATATCCCGCCACAGGTGGTAGACCAGCTAGCCGTAGGAATATTCAATAATTTTAAAAGCAATGAAATAGAAACTTCTGTGGAGGCTTTTTATAAGGATATTACCAGTTTGGTAGAGTATAAAAATGGGGCTGTACTACTGATGAACCCTATCATAGAAACGGCTTTGTTACCGGCATCGGGCAAAGCGTATGGCATCGAAGTTAGTCTAGCAAAAAATAAGGGAAAACTAACCGGGCAGTTAAGTTATACCTATTCGCGCTCGCTGGCAAAAGTACAGGCAGACTTTGCCACTGAAAGTGTGAATGAAGGAGCGTATTTTCCGTCCACCTATGACAAACCTCATAATGCCGCACTTTCTTCACAACTACTGCTGGGCAGAGGCTGGACTTTTTCCACTAATTTTGTATATAGTACCGGCCGGCCGATAACGTATCCCGATGGGCAATATGTATTTAATAATACGCCTGTTATTGATTATTCCAAGCGGAATTTAGACAGGTTGCCAGATTATCACCGGCTGGATATTTCCTTTACAAAAGATACCCGTGTAAAAAAAGACCAGAAAAGATATAGTACCTGGATATTCTCTATTTACAACGTATACAGCAGAAAAAATCCGTATTCAATCTATTTTTCCAAAGTCCGCACAGTTACCAGAGCTTACCAGCTTTCAGTACTTGGTTCATTTATTCCATCCTTAACGCTTAACTTCTACTTTTGA
- a CDS encoding SusC/RagA family TonB-linked outer membrane protein: MKNNTQQAIYGFLSGNRVLNLCGIRGIKKYSIFLSALLLSLTFPLQTFAQDVNISGKVLDEADSSPLPGVNITVKGTTNGTVTDGTGAYTLSVPSNSTLVFSYIGYTTQEIAVSNRTSINVNMASDVKALSEVVVVGYGTQKKADVTGATATVTAKDLNVGVINNPLQSVQGRVAGLNIVSSGGDPTNNRPAIRLRGTSSLSANSEPLIVVDGVAGVPLNAVAPEDIQSVDVLKDASAAAIYGSRGANGVIIITTKRGIAGKTTVEYNGYVGVETPAKFLPFLSADEYRSKLRELNLDVTANDYGASTNWFKELSRNAVSQNHSLAVSGGTDKFSYRGSLVYLNQPGIMHNSSYDRLNGRLNLVQKALDDKLEIQLLLSQQIANKNQVDPFAFLLAGRINPTIPVYNDQGTFLQPGVAGFDVYNGKRIPGGFEIANPLALLEQIEQLGREKQTLGNVKVSIEPVTGLKFGVNGSISNNNWIYGRFQPSTFTAGGNNQSAAQRDTRETIDKLLEITGQYSKTFGTHNVSVLGGYTYQKLSNEGFRAANRSFPDVFGYSNLNAGNAQADGTTNREVSSYKTEAILVGFLGRINYSFNEKYLLTANIRRDGSSRFGSNNRWGWFPSVSVGWRIGEESFLKNTGIFSDLKLRAGYGVTGNQEGIYDYAPLLLYGANGSFLNNGAWQTTYGYSQNANPDLKWETSAMTNIGVDFSLLQGRLNGSLEVYSKDTRDLLFSYPIAIGSTYGSQNLTALTSSVLANVGEINNRGIEFAVDYLVIDREDFQWKTNLNLAHNRNKIVSLSSGIFRYDASNPRTYGGYGSGQGGIANPVALIEGYPIGQFYGPVFQGFGTTEKGEPIYNFKDIDGDGSIDPFGKDRTFIGDAQPRLVYSWGNNFTYKRFDLSVLFRGALGHKIANGPYIYSANPNRFPGNNVIKDAFSTGIPAGLSPAWSDFWVEKGDFVRLDNWRLSYKLPTFWKYVTSASIFVAGNNTFVITKYRGIDPEPRLGASRDIYGNNNDDAINTNLSPGLENITFYPRTRSFTAGVSLNF; encoded by the coding sequence ATGAAAAACAATACTCAACAAGCAATTTATGGCTTTTTGTCTGGTAACAGGGTATTGAACCTGTGTGGCATAAGAGGAATAAAAAAGTACAGTATATTTTTATCTGCTTTGCTTCTATCCCTTACTTTTCCTTTGCAAACGTTTGCTCAGGATGTAAATATCTCAGGAAAAGTTCTTGACGAAGCAGATAGTTCTCCCTTGCCTGGTGTTAATATTACAGTAAAAGGCACAACAAATGGTACAGTTACGGATGGAACAGGCGCATATACACTTTCAGTTCCTAGTAATTCAACCCTCGTTTTTAGTTATATTGGATATACTACTCAAGAAATTGCGGTAAGTAATCGGACAAGCATCAATGTAAATATGGCTTCTGATGTAAAAGCATTATCAGAGGTTGTAGTGGTAGGATATGGTACGCAAAAGAAAGCCGATGTTACTGGTGCTACTGCAACCGTAACCGCCAAAGACCTGAACGTTGGGGTTATCAATAATCCATTACAATCAGTACAAGGCAGAGTAGCGGGTTTGAATATAGTGAGCTCCGGTGGTGATCCAACAAATAACCGCCCGGCCATCCGGCTAAGAGGTACTTCCTCTTTAAGTGCCAACAGTGAGCCATTAATTGTGGTTGATGGGGTGGCTGGTGTTCCTTTGAATGCAGTAGCTCCGGAAGATATTCAATCAGTTGACGTATTGAAAGATGCCTCTGCCGCTGCAATTTATGGATCAAGAGGCGCTAATGGTGTAATTATTATTACTACCAAACGGGGTATAGCCGGCAAAACAACTGTTGAATATAATGGATATGTAGGTGTAGAAACTCCTGCTAAGTTTTTGCCTTTTCTATCAGCTGATGAATATCGATCTAAACTCAGAGAATTAAACTTGGATGTAACTGCCAATGATTATGGAGCCAGCACCAACTGGTTTAAGGAGCTTTCACGGAATGCGGTAAGCCAAAACCACAGTTTAGCTGTTTCAGGTGGAACCGATAAGTTCTCTTATCGTGGTTCACTTGTCTATTTGAATCAGCCTGGCATTATGCATAACTCATCGTATGACAGATTAAATGGACGTTTGAATCTGGTGCAAAAAGCATTAGATGATAAGCTGGAAATACAATTATTACTTTCTCAGCAAATTGCCAATAAGAATCAAGTAGATCCATTTGCTTTTCTTTTAGCCGGACGTATTAATCCCACAATACCAGTATATAATGACCAGGGAACATTTTTACAGCCAGGCGTAGCTGGTTTTGATGTATACAATGGTAAAAGAATTCCTGGCGGGTTTGAAATTGCTAATCCGCTTGCATTATTAGAACAGATTGAACAGTTAGGCCGTGAAAAGCAGACTTTAGGCAATGTAAAAGTTTCTATAGAACCTGTTACAGGATTAAAGTTCGGGGTGAATGGCTCTATCAGTAATAATAACTGGATCTATGGCCGGTTCCAGCCAAGTACTTTTACGGCAGGTGGTAATAATCAGTCTGCTGCTCAGCGGGATACCAGGGAGACTATTGACAAATTACTTGAAATAACAGGACAATATTCCAAAACTTTTGGCACTCATAATGTAAGTGTTTTAGGAGGTTATACCTATCAGAAACTAAGTAATGAAGGATTCAGAGCAGCAAACAGGAGTTTCCCGGATGTATTTGGCTATAGCAATTTAAATGCTGGCAATGCACAGGCAGATGGTACTACTAATCGTGAAGTGAGTTCATATAAAACCGAAGCGATCCTGGTAGGTTTTCTCGGACGTATAAACTACTCTTTTAATGAGAAATACCTGCTGACTGCCAATATCCGCCGGGATGGTTCTTCCCGTTTTGGGTCTAATAACCGCTGGGGTTGGTTTCCTTCAGTTTCAGTAGGATGGCGCATTGGAGAAGAAAGTTTCTTAAAGAATACAGGTATCTTCAGCGATTTAAAGCTACGTGCCGGATACGGAGTTACCGGAAACCAGGAAGGTATTTACGACTATGCTCCCCTGCTGTTATATGGTGCTAATGGCTCTTTCCTGAATAATGGCGCCTGGCAAACCACCTATGGATACAGCCAGAATGCTAATCCTGATCTGAAGTGGGAAACCTCTGCTATGACTAACATTGGGGTTGATTTCTCCTTGCTTCAAGGCAGGCTTAATGGCTCCCTGGAAGTATATAGCAAAGATACACGCGACTTACTATTCTCTTATCCGATTGCTATTGGCAGTACATATGGAAGCCAGAATCTTACCGCATTAACGAGCAGTGTACTAGCAAATGTTGGAGAGATAAACAATAGAGGGATTGAATTTGCCGTAGATTACCTGGTTATTGACAGAGAAGATTTTCAATGGAAAACTAATTTAAACTTAGCCCATAACAGGAATAAAATTGTTTCGCTTTCATCCGGAATATTCAGGTATGATGCCAGTAACCCAAGAACGTATGGTGGTTATGGTAGTGGACAAGGTGGTATAGCCAATCCAGTAGCATTAATAGAAGGCTATCCGATTGGGCAGTTCTATGGCCCGGTTTTTCAGGGCTTTGGTACAACTGAAAAAGGAGAGCCTATCTATAATTTCAAAGATATTGATGGTGATGGTTCTATAGATCCTTTTGGTAAAGACCGTACCTTTATTGGTGATGCCCAGCCTCGTTTAGTCTATTCCTGGGGCAATAATTTTACTTACAAAAGATTTGATCTCTCTGTTCTGTTCAGAGGTGCTTTAGGTCATAAAATTGCCAATGGTCCTTATATTTATTCGGCTAATCCAAACCGGTTCCCTGGTAATAACGTAATTAAAGATGCTTTCTCTACAGGTATTCCTGCAGGTTTATCTCCGGCATGGTCTGACTTTTGGGTAGAGAAAGGAGATTTTGTCCGTTTAGATAACTGGCGTTTATCTTACAAATTACCTACTTTCTGGAAGTATGTGACAAGTGCCTCAATATTTGTAGCCGGCAATAACACCTTTGTAATTACCAAATATCGTGGCATTGATCCTGAACCAAGATTGGGTGCATCCAGAGATATATATGGCAATAATAACGATGATGCTATTAACACAAATTTATCTCCCGGATTAGAGAACATTACTTTCTACCCTCGTACACGTTCTTTCACCGCTGGGGTTTCTTTGAATTTTTAA
- a CDS encoding transposase — MPIILSKRPYQAKVALQVADKGYCATKNLYYHGLKLHFVGADCYQCLPQAQHISFSQASANDLTVLKPVFSPLQACKVISDKIYASQAFNDQLSRQQVEILTPVKLKKGQKYLPAADKLFSRYISTIR, encoded by the coding sequence TTGCCTATCATTCTTTCTAAAAGACCCTATCAGGCTAAAGTAGCTTTACAAGTAGCCGATAAGGGATATTGCGCTACTAAAAATCTGTATTACCATGGGCTAAAACTGCATTTTGTTGGGGCAGACTGCTATCAATGTCTACCTCAGGCTCAACATATAAGCTTTAGCCAAGCCTCAGCTAATGATCTGACCGTTTTAAAACCTGTTTTCAGCCCACTACAAGCTTGTAAAGTGATTAGTGATAAAATTTATGCTTCCCAAGCGTTCAATGATCAGCTAAGCAGGCAACAAGTGGAAATACTTACCCCTGTTAAACTCAAAAAAGGACAAAAGTATCTGCCAGCCGCAGATAAACTGTTTTCCCGCTATATTAGTACCATCAGGTAA